Proteins encoded in a region of the Methylosinus trichosporium OB3b genome:
- the tuf gene encoding elongation factor Tu, with protein MAKEKFSRTKPHCNIGTIGHVDHGKTSLTAAITKVLAESGGATFTAYDQIDKAPEERARGITISTAHVEYETQNRHYAHVDCPGHADYVKNMITGAAQMDGAILVVSAADGPMPQTREHILLARQVGVPALVVFLNKVDMVDDPELLELVELEVRELLSKYEFPGDDIPIVKGSALCALENKNPELGHDAIMKLMAEVDAYIPQPERPKDQPFLMPVEDVFSISGRGTVVTGRIERGVVKVGEEVEIVGIRATTKTTVTGVEMFRKLLDQGEAGDNVGCLLRGTKREDVERGQVLCKPGTVKPHTKFKAEAYILTKEEGGRHTPFFTNYRPQFYFRTTDVTGIVTLPEGVEMVMPGDNVSMDVSLIVPIAMEEKLRFAIREGGRTVGAGVVASIIE; from the coding sequence ATGGCCAAGGAAAAGTTCTCTCGCACGAAGCCGCATTGCAACATCGGCACGATCGGACACGTCGACCATGGCAAGACGTCGCTGACGGCGGCGATCACCAAGGTTCTGGCCGAGAGCGGCGGCGCGACCTTCACGGCCTATGACCAGATCGACAAGGCCCCCGAGGAGCGCGCGCGCGGCATCACCATCTCGACGGCGCATGTCGAATATGAGACGCAGAACCGCCACTACGCCCACGTCGACTGCCCCGGCCACGCCGATTATGTGAAGAACATGATCACCGGCGCCGCGCAGATGGACGGCGCCATTCTGGTCGTGTCCGCCGCCGACGGCCCGATGCCGCAGACGCGCGAGCACATTCTGCTCGCCCGCCAGGTCGGCGTGCCGGCGCTGGTCGTGTTCCTGAACAAGGTCGACATGGTCGACGATCCGGAGCTGCTCGAGCTCGTCGAGCTCGAGGTGCGCGAGCTTCTGTCGAAATACGAGTTCCCCGGCGACGATATTCCGATCGTCAAGGGCTCGGCTCTGTGTGCGCTCGAGAATAAGAATCCCGAGCTCGGCCATGACGCGATCATGAAGCTGATGGCCGAGGTGGACGCCTATATTCCGCAGCCGGAACGTCCGAAGGATCAGCCCTTCCTGATGCCGGTCGAGGACGTGTTCTCGATCTCGGGCCGCGGCACGGTGGTGACGGGCCGCATCGAGCGCGGCGTGGTCAAGGTCGGCGAGGAAGTGGAGATCGTCGGCATTCGCGCGACGACGAAGACGACGGTGACCGGCGTCGAAATGTTCCGCAAGCTGCTCGATCAGGGCGAGGCGGGCGACAATGTCGGCTGCCTGCTGCGCGGCACCAAGCGCGAGGACGTGGAGCGCGGTCAGGTTCTGTGCAAGCCGGGCACGGTGAAGCCGCACACCAAGTTCAAGGCCGAGGCCTATATTCTGACGAAGGAGGAGGGCGGCCGCCATACGCCGTTCTTCACCAATTATCGTCCGCAGTTCTACTTCCGCACGACGGACGTGACCGGCATCGTGACGCTTCCGGAAGGCGTCGAAATGGTGATGCCGGGCGACAATGTCTCGATGGATGTCAGCCTCATCGTGCCGATCGCCATGGAGGAGAAGCTGCGCTTCGCCATCCGTGAAGGCGGCCGCACCGTCGGCGCCGGCGTCGTCGCGAGCATTATCGAGTAA
- a CDS encoding TonB-dependent receptor, protein MLGSRSRISLIALLAAATASHAARAQEALPDIEIATAPEPGAKVTQSKLSTNPIILTRSDLDRDHAVSITDTLLRRNASISSSEVAGNPFQPDISYRGFSASPVPGTPQGLAVYQDGVRINEAFGDSVNFDLIPTVAIANGDIVSGNPMFGLNALGGALTLEMKNGFTWQGVEVDGRGGSYGRRFGSVQYGQKFDDLAVYLAFEGLGERGWRKRSGSSLLRGYGDIGYKGDKTEFHLNFTGAGTRLGNAAATPVEMLERQYNSVFTTPQSSNNDLLFVNLKGAYEADAHLKFNGNTYFRQFRQQHVDGNLADVEECGSDEQWLCQETDGFANEPSFQQSVLRDGNGKRIPSSVLNGAGVGSIDYTRVNSRSYGFALQGTYDAPVFGFANKLIVGASHDRQHSDFRGYSELGILNGNLAVGGTGLLYSNLVPEGGFQPVHVGGRNFYWGVYAHDTLEVTDKLTATAGLRFNSADIALFDHRGVSLNSAALYQRVNPVAGLTYTFLPELTVYGNYSEANRAPTALENGCSDRLHPCMIDNFLVSDPPLRQVVARTWETGLRGHHEFGGDYGRADWHAGLFRTDSADDILSLPSDVIQGRGYYANVGHTRRQGVEAGVTWRNDFLQVYADYALIDATFRSFLTLNSGDNPYADENGQIHVHPGNVLPSIPRHRVKVGFDYKVTPQWTFGLDYIFRTGVHLAGDEANLDRPLSSYGIVNLKTSYKVTDNIEIYSVVQNLFDRRYYSFGTYFETGSEAIGFLGLTDPRTLGPGAPLAAYGGVKVRF, encoded by the coding sequence ATGCTCGGGTCACGTTCTCGTATTTCGCTCATCGCGCTGCTCGCCGCCGCGACGGCTTCGCACGCGGCGCGCGCGCAGGAGGCGCTTCCGGACATCGAGATCGCGACCGCGCCCGAGCCGGGCGCGAAGGTCACGCAATCCAAGCTCTCCACCAATCCGATCATTCTCACGCGCAGCGATCTCGATCGCGATCACGCCGTGTCGATCACCGACACGCTGCTGCGTCGCAACGCCTCCATCTCGTCGAGCGAGGTGGCGGGCAATCCGTTCCAGCCGGACATCAGCTATCGCGGCTTCTCCGCCTCTCCCGTGCCCGGCACGCCGCAAGGCCTCGCCGTCTATCAGGACGGCGTGCGCATCAATGAAGCCTTCGGCGACAGCGTCAATTTCGATCTCATCCCGACCGTCGCCATCGCCAATGGCGACATCGTCAGCGGCAATCCGATGTTCGGCCTCAACGCGCTCGGCGGCGCTCTGACGCTCGAGATGAAGAATGGCTTCACTTGGCAGGGCGTCGAGGTGGACGGCCGCGGCGGCTCCTATGGGCGGCGTTTCGGCAGCGTGCAATATGGCCAGAAGTTCGATGATCTCGCCGTCTATCTCGCTTTCGAAGGATTGGGGGAGCGCGGCTGGCGCAAGCGCTCGGGCTCGTCGCTGCTGCGCGGCTATGGCGATATCGGCTATAAGGGCGATAAGACTGAATTTCATTTGAACTTTACCGGCGCCGGCACGCGGCTCGGCAATGCGGCGGCGACGCCGGTCGAGATGCTGGAGCGCCAATACAACTCCGTCTTCACGACGCCGCAGAGTTCCAACAACGACCTCCTCTTCGTGAATCTCAAGGGCGCCTATGAGGCGGACGCGCATCTCAAATTCAACGGCAACACTTACTTCCGCCAATTCCGCCAGCAGCATGTCGACGGCAATCTCGCCGATGTCGAGGAATGCGGCAGCGACGAGCAGTGGCTGTGCCAGGAGACCGACGGCTTCGCCAATGAGCCGAGTTTCCAGCAGAGCGTGCTGCGCGACGGGAACGGAAAGCGCATTCCCTCCTCGGTCCTCAACGGGGCCGGCGTTGGCAGCATCGATTACACGCGCGTCAATTCCCGCTCCTATGGATTTGCGCTGCAGGGAACCTATGACGCTCCCGTCTTCGGCTTTGCGAACAAGCTCATCGTCGGCGCCTCGCATGATCGTCAGCATTCGGACTTCCGCGGCTATTCCGAGCTCGGCATTCTCAACGGCAATCTCGCGGTCGGCGGGACCGGCCTTCTCTATTCGAACCTCGTTCCGGAAGGCGGCTTCCAGCCGGTGCATGTCGGCGGCCGCAATTTCTACTGGGGCGTCTATGCGCATGATACGCTCGAGGTGACCGACAAGCTGACCGCGACGGCGGGCCTGCGCTTCAACAGCGCCGATATCGCTTTGTTCGACCACCGCGGCGTCTCGCTCAACAGCGCGGCGCTGTATCAGCGGGTCAATCCTGTCGCCGGCCTCACTTACACATTCCTTCCCGAGTTGACCGTCTATGGCAATTATTCGGAAGCCAATCGCGCGCCGACGGCGCTCGAGAACGGCTGCTCGGACCGGCTGCATCCGTGCATGATCGATAATTTCCTCGTCTCCGATCCGCCGCTGCGGCAGGTGGTGGCGCGGACCTGGGAAACCGGCCTGCGCGGACATCACGAATTCGGCGGCGATTATGGCCGCGCCGATTGGCATGCGGGCCTCTTCCGCACCGACAGCGCGGACGACATTCTGTCTCTACCCTCCGATGTGATCCAGGGGCGCGGCTATTACGCCAATGTCGGGCACACCCGCCGGCAGGGCGTCGAGGCGGGCGTGACCTGGCGCAACGACTTTCTCCAGGTCTATGCCGATTACGCGCTCATCGACGCGACCTTCCGCAGCTTCCTGACGCTCAACTCGGGCGACAATCCCTATGCCGACGAGAATGGCCAGATCCATGTGCATCCGGGCAATGTGCTGCCGAGCATCCCGCGGCATCGCGTGAAGGTCGGCTTCGACTACAAGGTCACGCCGCAATGGACCTTCGGCCTCGACTACATCTTCCGCACCGGCGTGCATCTCGCCGGCGACGAGGCCAATCTCGATCGGCCCTTGTCCTCCTACGGCATCGTCAATCTGAAGACCTCGTATAAGGTCACCGATAATATCGAGATTTACAGCGTCGTGCAGAATCTGTTCGATCGACGTTATTACAGCTTCGGGACCTATTTCGAGACGGGCTCCGAAGCGATCGGCTTCCTCGGCCTCACCGATCCGCGCACGCTCGGCCCGGGCGCACCGCTCGCCGCTTATGGCGGCGTGAAGGTCCGGTTTTAG
- a CDS encoding dihydroorotase, which produces MTAPRPLLLADARLVDPATGVESRGGVLVLDGRIADLGPSITAASAPEGAQIVACGGDVVAPGLVDMQCFVGEPGAEHRETIASATAAAAAGGVTTIVAAPGTTPPVDDPAIVDFVLRRARDTGRVRVLPMATLTKGREGREISEYGLLRQAGAVAFCDGKRSLRNAQVMRRALTYARDFEALVIHFPEDRDLAGEGVMNAGELATRLGLSGVPREAEAIVVDRDLRLVALTGARYHASIVTAALSLDAIAAAKERGLPVTCGTSINHLTLNENDIGDYRTFLKLRPPLRHEDERGALVAALAAGLVDVIVSDHDPQDVETKRLPFAEAEAGAVGVETMLAAGLRLVHSGDVPLAGLLRAMSTRPAEILGLEQGRLAKGAPADLIRFDPDEPFVVDPAELRSRCKNTPFATARLQGRVKLTIVAGQAVFEA; this is translated from the coding sequence ATGACAGCGCCTCGTCCTCTCCTCCTCGCCGACGCCCGGCTCGTCGATCCCGCGACCGGAGTCGAGAGCCGCGGCGGCGTGCTCGTTCTCGACGGACGCATCGCCGATCTCGGCCCTTCGATCACCGCCGCCTCCGCTCCGGAGGGCGCCCAGATCGTCGCCTGCGGCGGCGACGTCGTCGCGCCGGGGCTCGTCGACATGCAATGTTTCGTCGGCGAGCCGGGCGCCGAGCATCGCGAGACCATCGCCAGCGCCACCGCCGCCGCGGCGGCGGGCGGCGTCACGACGATCGTCGCCGCGCCCGGGACAACGCCGCCGGTCGACGATCCGGCGATCGTCGATTTCGTGCTGCGCCGCGCCCGCGACACCGGCCGCGTGCGCGTGCTGCCCATGGCGACGCTCACCAAGGGCCGGGAAGGGCGCGAGATTTCCGAATATGGCCTGCTGCGCCAGGCGGGCGCCGTCGCCTTCTGCGACGGGAAGCGCTCGCTGCGCAACGCCCAGGTGATGCGCCGGGCGCTCACCTACGCGCGTGATTTCGAGGCGCTCGTCATCCATTTCCCGGAGGATCGCGACCTCGCCGGCGAGGGCGTGATGAACGCGGGCGAATTGGCCACGCGCCTCGGCCTCTCCGGCGTCCCGCGCGAGGCCGAGGCGATCGTGGTCGATCGTGATCTTCGGCTCGTCGCGCTGACCGGCGCGCGCTATCACGCCAGCATCGTGACCGCGGCGCTTTCGCTCGACGCCATCGCCGCAGCCAAGGAGCGCGGACTCCCCGTCACTTGCGGGACCTCGATCAATCATCTGACGCTCAATGAGAATGATATCGGCGATTATCGCACCTTTCTGAAGCTGCGCCCGCCGCTGCGTCACGAGGACGAGCGCGGCGCTCTGGTCGCAGCGCTCGCCGCCGGGCTCGTCGATGTGATCGTCTCCGACCATGATCCGCAGGACGTCGAGACCAAGCGCCTTCCCTTTGCCGAAGCCGAGGCCGGCGCCGTCGGCGTCGAGACCATGCTCGCCGCAGGTCTGAGGCTCGTGCATTCCGGCGATGTCCCGCTCGCCGGCCTGCTGCGCGCCATGTCGACGCGGCCGGCGGAAATTCTCGGGCTGGAGCAGGGGCGCCTCGCCAAGGGCGCGCCGGCCGATCTCATCCGTTTCGATCCCGACGAGCCCTTCGTCGTCGATCCCGCCGAGCTGCGCTCGCGCTGCAAGAACACGCCCTTCGCCACGGCGCGGCTGCAGGGCCGGGTGAAATTGACCATCGTCGCGGGACAAGCCGTCTTCGAAGCCTGA
- a CDS encoding DUF1778 domain-containing protein — MTVKPQAKRDTLNVRVKPEDRSLIDRAARLLGKSRADFLLESARRAAHDVLLDQTLFKVSPQVYGEFIARLDAPPAPNERLRRTMATPAAWEK, encoded by the coding sequence ATGACTGTCAAACCACAAGCGAAGCGCGACACGCTCAATGTGCGGGTCAAGCCCGAGGATCGCAGCCTCATCGACCGCGCAGCGCGGCTGCTGGGCAAGAGCCGCGCCGATTTTCTGCTCGAATCTGCGCGGCGGGCGGCGCATGACGTTCTGCTGGATCAGACGCTCTTCAAAGTCAGTCCACAAGTCTACGGCGAGTTCATCGCGAGGCTCGACGCGCCGCCTGCGCCGAATGAGAGGCTTCGCCGCACGATGGCGACTCCGGCGGCGTGGGAGAAATGA
- a CDS encoding GNAT family N-acetyltransferase → MTLTAPEPIDESHIVNDFDSGVPVLDDWLMRRARANQASGASRAYVICEDRRVVGYYALAAGAVEISNATGRLRRNMPDPVPIAVLGRLAIHRGFQGNGLGRALVRDAGQRVLQAADIIGIRGILVHVLSPEAEAFYHALGLEASALQPMTLMATLADLRAALI, encoded by the coding sequence ATGACGCTCACTGCTCCCGAGCCGATCGATGAATCGCACATCGTCAATGACTTCGACTCTGGCGTTCCGGTCCTCGACGATTGGCTGATGCGCCGCGCCCGGGCGAACCAGGCGAGCGGCGCATCGCGCGCATATGTGATTTGCGAGGACCGGCGTGTCGTCGGCTATTATGCGCTCGCCGCCGGCGCCGTCGAAATCTCGAATGCGACAGGACGCCTTCGCCGCAACATGCCCGATCCTGTCCCGATCGCCGTGCTGGGACGATTGGCGATCCACCGCGGCTTCCAGGGAAACGGCCTCGGTCGCGCTCTCGTGCGGGACGCGGGGCAGCGTGTGCTGCAAGCCGCCGATATTATAGGGATTCGTGGAATTCTCGTTCACGTGCTCTCACCGGAAGCAGAGGCTTTTTATCACGCCCTCGGCCTAGAGGCGTCGGCCTTGCAGCCCATGACGCTGATGGCGACGTTGGCCGATCTGCGCGCAGCGTTGATTTGA
- a CDS encoding FtsB family cell division protein: MMLRFVLRSLLLPALLYCAAGLVASYFVWHGVNGQRGLKAGEEYAERLAALEREHAGLVAERKQWERRIALLRGDVIDADMLDEQARVTLGRIHRNEVVILAPQLGRREEEK; the protein is encoded by the coding sequence ATGATGCTCCGCTTCGTCCTGCGCTCCCTATTGCTCCCGGCTCTGCTCTATTGCGCAGCCGGACTGGTCGCGAGCTATTTCGTCTGGCACGGCGTCAACGGCCAGCGCGGCCTCAAGGCCGGCGAGGAATATGCCGAGCGCCTCGCCGCGCTCGAGCGCGAGCACGCCGGCCTCGTCGCCGAGCGCAAGCAATGGGAGCGCCGCATCGCCCTGCTGCGCGGCGATGTGATCGACGCCGACATGCTCGACGAGCAGGCCCGCGTGACCCTCGGCCGCATCCACCGCAACGAGGTAGTGATCCTCGCGCCGCAGCTGGGGAGGCGGGAGGAGGAGAAGTGA
- a CDS encoding AsmA-like C-terminal region-containing protein, protein MTQGFDEGSPLEPRGPQELSWPAACEGRTAVRLRSLCVGRCLSAFGFFLLLVVALAVGAFFAALAHGPIRSDWLVPKIVESLDDLYGHRYAFTLGSAAIDHGRKGLTLTIDRLEVKGGGRIIVAAPRAQLSIDPMALLLGRLMPRRLEALDLELRLAVRPDGVIAVSTPGADPVEIPLDEPAPPTPVEAVAVVTPAAPPALARQAGVALRALLDFVTGPDSPIAAIDRVGVSNATLIIDDRTQERTTTYRDVALKFEKTAGATSLTLAATGPSGRTTAEVEADGRPGERRALDLKVRRLSLDEIALVAGARSLPFDTDAPLSLDLRLAVDAENRLLEASGRLAMGEGFFRLEEPDAEPFMVEALSISARWDAARRRIAIEPIEIAAGAARLSFAGALTPPREDGETRSDLWTLVAALAKPGRFVADSPEEAPMLVGSASLAANFDLVAKRATIERVALDGPEIHASATIGFDGGRPDGPHLTYRIEAKDTPIRSALRIWPTHVAAPTRMWMEEHLPAGVLRAGLLTADLDQQAMLEGRYERPPPDAALRGDFDLEGATIVDAFPGLWPLTGVGGHIALTGRTVAFQATAGVMESAPGHRLAITQGAFRVPALGFDPAPAAIDLRLVGNVEAVADILSLESIAKVADAPVDAGAMHGQVDGRLRIDFELGKAARDEKTRVAIDAEATNVSMERFLGKERLEGATLKVVSDVEGLRVGGSGRVFGAPVVFEARRPPGEKSKTQAQMSLQLDDAARVKAGYAVPGVSGIIGAQVATRLPIEEAEAQVELDFLKATLDNPLPGVAKPAGKPGKASFTLVKRPEGSALEQLSAEAGGAQVSGVVELARDGAFRSARFGQVRLSPGDDMRLDAMRVGDGVKLVVRGANIDARPLLRFLSHPAAEPSAGAENGGKPLADDLELDLRSPIVTGFGRQILANVALDYARRGGRLEQLSLTGSFGRDPLAATIARRQNGSPLIELSTSDGGALLSFLDLYHRMESGAMTASVLMGQGRSDGVIKISDFFLRNEPAMRRLVMQGASRADDKGALHFDPDSVKFSRVQSGFTFAGGRLTMRDGVMSGPETGLTVDGFIDVARDKIDVSGTFVPAYGLNNLMSNIPVIGVMLTGGENEGMFAVSFRVSGAFSAPVLTVNPLSVIAPGLLRKLFGILDGTGRLPEAAAPNPAN, encoded by the coding sequence TTGACGCAGGGCTTCGACGAAGGCTCGCCGCTGGAGCCGCGCGGGCCGCAGGAGCTTTCCTGGCCCGCAGCGTGCGAGGGCCGCACGGCCGTGCGGCTGCGCTCGCTCTGCGTTGGCCGATGCCTGTCGGCTTTCGGCTTTTTTCTGCTGCTCGTCGTCGCGCTCGCTGTCGGGGCCTTTTTCGCCGCCCTCGCGCATGGGCCGATTCGCTCCGATTGGCTGGTCCCGAAAATCGTCGAATCGCTCGACGATCTCTATGGCCATCGCTACGCTTTCACGCTCGGCTCGGCGGCGATCGACCATGGCCGCAAAGGCCTTACGCTGACGATCGATCGGCTCGAGGTCAAAGGCGGCGGCCGCATCATCGTCGCGGCGCCGCGCGCGCAATTGTCCATCGATCCGATGGCGCTGCTGCTCGGCCGGTTGATGCCGCGCCGGCTCGAGGCGCTCGATCTCGAGCTGCGCCTCGCTGTGCGTCCGGACGGCGTCATCGCCGTGTCGACGCCCGGCGCCGATCCAGTCGAGATTCCACTCGACGAGCCTGCGCCGCCGACGCCTGTCGAAGCTGTGGCCGTCGTCACGCCGGCCGCGCCGCCCGCGCTAGCGCGGCAGGCCGGCGTCGCGCTGCGCGCGCTGTTGGATTTCGTCACCGGCCCCGACAGCCCGATCGCCGCTATCGATCGCGTCGGCGTCTCCAATGCGACGCTCATCATCGATGATCGCACGCAGGAGCGCACCACCACCTATCGCGACGTCGCTCTCAAATTCGAGAAGACGGCGGGCGCGACCAGCCTCACGCTCGCCGCGACCGGCCCCTCCGGACGCACGACCGCCGAGGTCGAGGCTGATGGGCGGCCCGGCGAGCGACGCGCGCTCGACTTGAAAGTCCGCCGGCTCTCGCTCGACGAGATCGCGCTCGTCGCTGGCGCGCGCTCGCTTCCCTTCGACACCGACGCGCCTTTGTCGCTCGATCTCCGTCTCGCCGTCGACGCCGAGAATCGTTTGCTCGAAGCGAGCGGCCGCCTCGCCATGGGGGAGGGGTTCTTCCGGCTCGAGGAGCCGGACGCCGAGCCTTTCATGGTCGAAGCACTCTCGATTTCCGCGCGCTGGGACGCGGCGCGCCGGCGCATCGCCATAGAGCCGATCGAGATCGCGGCCGGCGCCGCCCGGCTGAGCTTCGCCGGCGCCCTGACGCCGCCGCGCGAGGACGGCGAAACGCGCTCCGATCTCTGGACGCTCGTGGCGGCGCTGGCCAAGCCCGGGCGCTTCGTGGCCGATAGCCCTGAGGAGGCGCCGATGCTCGTCGGCAGCGCGAGCCTCGCCGCCAATTTCGACCTCGTCGCCAAGCGCGCGACGATCGAGCGCGTCGCCCTCGACGGACCGGAAATCCACGCCTCCGCCACCATCGGCTTCGACGGCGGCCGGCCGGACGGGCCGCATCTGACCTATCGCATCGAGGCGAAGGATACGCCGATCCGCTCGGCGCTGCGCATCTGGCCGACTCATGTGGCGGCGCCGACGCGGATGTGGATGGAGGAGCATCTGCCCGCGGGGGTGTTGCGCGCCGGGCTCCTCACCGCCGATCTCGATCAGCAGGCCATGCTGGAGGGACGCTATGAACGTCCGCCTCCCGACGCCGCGCTGCGCGGCGATTTCGATCTCGAGGGCGCGACCATCGTCGACGCTTTTCCGGGCCTCTGGCCGCTGACCGGCGTCGGCGGCCATATCGCGCTCACCGGCCGCACCGTCGCCTTTCAGGCGACGGCGGGCGTCATGGAGAGCGCGCCGGGTCACAGGCTGGCGATCACGCAGGGCGCCTTCCGCGTGCCGGCGCTCGGCTTCGATCCGGCGCCGGCCGCGATCGATCTGCGACTCGTCGGCAATGTCGAGGCGGTCGCGGACATCCTGTCGCTCGAGAGCATCGCCAAGGTCGCCGACGCGCCGGTCGACGCCGGAGCGATGCATGGGCAGGTCGATGGACGCCTGCGCATCGATTTCGAGCTGGGCAAGGCGGCGAGGGACGAAAAGACCCGGGTCGCGATCGACGCCGAGGCGACCAATGTGTCGATGGAGCGCTTCCTCGGCAAGGAGCGGCTCGAGGGCGCGACGCTGAAGGTCGTCTCCGATGTGGAGGGGCTGCGGGTCGGCGGCTCCGGGCGCGTGTTCGGGGCTCCGGTCGTTTTCGAGGCGCGCCGTCCGCCGGGCGAAAAGTCCAAGACGCAGGCGCAAATGTCGCTGCAGCTCGACGACGCCGCGCGGGTCAAGGCGGGCTACGCCGTCCCCGGCGTCTCCGGAATCATCGGCGCGCAGGTGGCGACGCGGCTGCCGATCGAGGAGGCCGAGGCGCAGGTCGAGCTCGACTTCCTCAAAGCCACGCTCGACAATCCGCTGCCCGGCGTCGCCAAGCCGGCGGGCAAGCCCGGCAAAGCGAGCTTCACTTTAGTCAAGCGACCGGAGGGCTCGGCGCTGGAGCAACTCTCCGCGGAGGCGGGCGGCGCGCAAGTCTCCGGCGTCGTCGAGCTCGCGCGCGACGGCGCGTTCCGCTCGGCGCGATTTGGACAAGTGCGGCTGTCGCCGGGCGATGACATGCGTCTCGACGCGATGCGCGTCGGCGACGGGGTGAAGCTCGTGGTGCGCGGCGCCAATATCGACGCGCGGCCGCTGCTGCGCTTTCTCTCGCATCCGGCGGCCGAGCCGTCGGCCGGCGCCGAGAACGGCGGCAAGCCGCTCGCCGACGATCTCGAGCTCGACCTCAGATCGCCGATCGTCACCGGCTTCGGCCGGCAGATCCTCGCCAATGTCGCGCTCGACTACGCCCGCCGCGGCGGACGCCTCGAGCAATTGTCGCTGACCGGCAGCTTCGGCCGCGATCCGCTGGCCGCGACGATCGCGCGCCGGCAGAACGGCTCGCCGCTGATCGAATTGTCGACGAGCGACGGCGGCGCGCTGCTCTCCTTCCTCGATCTCTATCATCGCATGGAGAGCGGCGCGATGACCGCGAGCGTGCTGATGGGGCAGGGACGCTCGGACGGCGTCATCAAGATCAGCGATTTCTTCCTGCGCAACGAGCCGGCGATGCGCCGCCTCGTGATGCAGGGAGCCTCGCGCGCCGACGACAAGGGCGCGCTGCATTTCGATCCCGACTCGGTGAAATTCTCGCGTGTGCAGTCGGGCTTCACCTTTGCGGGCGGGCGGCTGACCATGCGCGACGGCGTGATGTCGGGGCCCGAGACCGGCCTCACCGTCGACGGCTTCATCGACGTCGCGCGCGACAAGATCGACGTGTCGGGAACCTTCGTGCCGGCCTATGGGCTCAATAATCTCATGTCGAATATTCCGGTGATCGGCGTCATGCTCACCGGCGGCGAGAATGAGGGGATGTTCGCGGTGAGCTTTCGCGTGAGCGGCGCCTTCAGCGCGCCGGTGTTGACGGTCAATCCGCTGTCGGTGATCGCCCCGGGCTTGCTGCGCAAGCTGTTCGGCATTCTGGACGGCACCGGCCGCCTGCCCGAGGCGGCTGCGCCCAATCCCGCGAACTGA
- a CDS encoding peroxiredoxin: protein MSEAATTSVLREGDAAPSFDLPGAGGERLSLAAFAGKKLVLYFYPKDDTSGCTKEAIEFNALAKDFAKAGAAVVGVSPDSPAKHDKFRAKYELGFPLASDETKEMLAAYGVWVEKSMYGRKYMGVERSTYLIGPDGRIVKIWRKVKVPGHAAATLAAVKGS, encoded by the coding sequence GTGAGCGAGGCTGCGACGACTTCAGTGCTGCGCGAGGGCGACGCCGCCCCATCTTTCGATCTGCCGGGCGCGGGCGGCGAGCGTCTGTCGCTCGCCGCATTCGCCGGCAAGAAGCTCGTGCTGTATTTCTATCCCAAGGACGACACCTCCGGCTGCACCAAGGAGGCGATCGAGTTCAACGCGCTGGCGAAGGATTTCGCCAAGGCGGGGGCGGCGGTCGTCGGCGTCTCGCCGGATTCGCCCGCCAAGCACGACAAGTTCCGGGCCAAATACGAGCTCGGCTTTCCGCTCGCCAGCGACGAGACGAAGGAGATGCTCGCCGCTTATGGCGTCTGGGTCGAGAAGAGCATGTACGGACGCAAATATATGGGCGTCGAGCGCTCGACCTATCTCATCGGTCCGGATGGGCGGATCGTCAAAATCTGGCGCAAGGTGAAAGTGCCCGGCCATGCGGCCGCGACGCTGGCGGCGGTGAAGGGAAGTTAG